In the genome of Pseudopipra pipra isolate bDixPip1 chromosome 4, bDixPip1.hap1, whole genome shotgun sequence, one region contains:
- the SPR gene encoding sepiapterin reductase: protein MEPAPGSAGSAGSAGSGNGRWAATACVVTGASRGFGRSLARLLAPRLGPGSVLVLLARSAEPLMELAAELRGDGGTGLRVLCVAADLGSEEGLRRATAALREVLPAEPFGRLILVNNAGSLGDISKSFLDLTDPDEINTYFAFNITSALCLTSTALQAFGKRPGCSRTVVNISSLCALKPFKSWALYCSGKASRDMMFQVLALEEPDVRVLNYAPGPLDTDMQLLARTETGDLEMRQYFQSLQEGRKLIDCTVSAQKLVKLLEEDTFQSGAHLDFYDV from the exons ATGGAGCCGGCACCGGGATCGGCGGGATCGGCGGGATCAGCGGGATCCGGGAACGGGCGCTGGGCCGCCACCGCCTGCGTGGTGACCGGCGCTTCCCGCGGCTTCGGCCGCAGCCTGGCGCGGCTCCTGGCGCCGCGGCTGGGCCCGGGCtcggtgctggtgctgctggcgCGCTCCGCGGAGCCGCTGATGGAGCTGGCGGCCGAGCTGCGGGGCGACGGCGGCACCGGGCTGCGGGTGCTCTGCGTGGCCGCAGACCTGGGCAGCGAGGAGGGGCTGCGCAGGGCGACCGCTGCACTGCGGGAGGTGCTGCCCGCCGAGCCCTTCGGCCGCCTGATCCTCGTCAACAACGCCG GCTCCCTGGGAGACATCTCCAAATCCTTCCTGGACCTCACCGACCCGGATGAGATCAACACCTACTTTGCCTTCAACATCACCTCGGCTCTCTGCCTCACCTCCACGGCCCTGCAGGCCTTTGGGAAGCgacctggctgcagcaggaccgTGGTGAACATCTCCTCCCTCTGTGCCCTGAAGCCCTTCAAGAGCTGGGCTCTGTACTGCAGTGGGAAGGCTTCCCGGGATATGATGTTCCAGGTGCTGGCGCTGGAGGAGCCCGATGTCCGTGTGCTCAACTACGCCCCGG GTCCTCTGGACACGGACATGCAGCTCCTGGCCCGGACCGAGACTGGAGACCTTGAGATGCGTCAGTACTTCCAGAGcctgcaggagggcaggaagCTCATAGACTGCACTGTGTCAGCCCAGAAGCTGGTGAAGCTCCTGGAGGAGGACACCTTCCAATCCGGAGCCCACCTGGATTTCTATGACGTCTGA